In Candidatus Poribacteria bacterium, the DNA window TCTCGACTAATAACTGAAAGCTGACCGCTGAAAGCTGATTGCTGATCGTCTCGGAGAAAAAACATGAAATACATCATCCTTTTCTGCGTTGTCTTAACGACGGCGGTTGACGTCGGACTCGCCGACGTCAGCGATCACCTCATAAGAGGGGACATATATCGGATGAAAGGGGAGCTCGAACCGGCGAGGTTCGAATACGAGAGGGCCTTGAAGCTGGACCCGAACAACGTCTACGCGCACAACTGGCTCGGATGGATATACGCCAAGGAGGAGAGATATTCAGAGGCGATAGGGGAGTTCAACCGCTCGATCTCCATCTCCAAGGACGACCCGTTCCCCTTCCTGTGGAAGGGTATCATCCTGCTGAGGCTCGAGAGGGTCGAGGATGCTAAGGGGGAGTTCGAGAGGGTGATCGAGCTCGATCCGGAGGACCACAGGGCACATTACTTCCTGGGGTTCATATACGCTCTGAAGGGCGATGTGAGGAAGGCGGTCAGACATCTCGATAAGGCCGTATCCCTCGATCCTAATGAGCCGGACATGCTCTGTCGTCTGGCGAAGCTCTACTCCAACCTGTCGATGCCCTACACCGCCCTGCTCCTCTACCGCAAGGCGATAAGGCGTAACAGGAGATACATCCAGGCATATAACGAGCTGGGATGGATATACCATAACCTCGGATACGAGAGGCTGGCCGTTGAGACCTGGGAGCAGAGCCTGAAGGTCAATCCGAATCAGATAACGGCCAGGCGAAACCTGGCGAAATTCTACAACGAATCGGCTTGGCGGAAATACCGGAGAGGGGAGCTGAGATCCGCGATCCAGGATTGGCGAAGGGCTCTCCGATATCAGCCGGACGATAAAGCGGCTAAATTCTATCTTAGTCAAATAAACCAACGGAGGTAAAGACGATGAAAGTTAAGACCTTGTTCATGGCGATCATACTGTTCGCCATCTCAGTCTCCGCCTCATTCGCACAGTTCTCCTCCGAGGCGGAGATGAAGATCTACAATCAAGCGCTTGCAGTCGTGTTGAAAAAGGATTACATCGAGGAGACGGCCATCGGCTATGGGAGGACGAAGGGGGCTGCCAGAATAGCGGCCAGAACCCTCGCCCAGAGACAACTGGTGAACTTCATCAACAAGACGAGGATAGACAGCGAGACATTGGTCGCCGATGCCGAACTGGTGAGGGATGAGGCCAGAAGGCAGGTCAGCGGCATGATCCAGTTCGCCGAGGAGGTGGATGCGACATATCAGAGGACGGAGGACGGCAAGTGGGAGGCTACGGTGAAGATGAGGATACCCCTCAGCCTCAGCCTTGCAAAGCCCGTCCAGCAGTTCATGCGGGAGAAAATACGTCAGAACCCACCACAGCTCTTCAATATGTCCCCCGACGAACTGGAGGCACAGAAAGCCCAGGAGGAGGTGAAGCTCCTCAAAAGGCGCAACCTCGAGCTCGAATCCGAGATCGAAAAGCTGAGGAAGATAATCGAGCAGGGGCTCGCCACGCCGGGCGATAAGGAGAAACTGCAGAAACTCCAGAGCGAGAAGGAGAAACTCGCCCAGCGGCTCGCCGAGAAGGATAAGAGGATAAAGGAGCTCCAGGGGAAGCTGGAGGAGCTTCAAAGGAAAGCTCAAGAGGCAGCTTCAAATCCGGATGTCAGCAATGTCCTCAAAGGAGGGCCATACACGGGACTGATAGTTGATGCGAGGGGATTAGGCGTCCAGATGGCCATGGCGCCGAAGATCCTCACTCAGGCCGGATTCGAGATATACGGGTTCGTGAACGTGCTATATCATGACGAGATGAACCACGGCATGGTGCTGTATGCGAAGGATATCGGGAAGGCCAAGAGGGAGCTATCCGGTATAATAGGGGATAACCCCCTCATCGTCAAGGCCACAGGTGTCAGGGGGAAGAATAAGACAGACGTGGTGGTTGACGACACAACCGCCGTCGCCATCTTCGCCTCAGACGTCAGAGATCACTTCCTGGAACTGGGGAAGGTGGTGTTCGTGATAGACTAAAATATCGGTCGAGGGTCAAGGGTCGAGGGTCGAAGAAAGTCACGTTAGCGCGTTGAACGTTTAACGTTCTGACGTTCAACGTGCTAACGTTTATCCATCGGCCTATTTAGGAGGAACCTGATGATGCGTAAATTCATCTGTGTTTTGTTTCTCCTCATATTCTTCCCCCTCACATATGCGGACGAACCCATACTCGTCATAGACTCAAAGGGGCACGTGGAAAGGGTCTGGGACCTCATCTTCACCGGCTCGGGGGATAGGCTCATATCTGCGGGCGAGGATAAGGTCGTGAGGATCTGGGATGTGCGCTCAGGGGAGCTCGCCCGAACGCTCAGGGGACAGATAGGCCCGGGACCTGAGGGGAAGATCTGCGCCGCTGCCCTCTCACCCGACGGATCGTTGCTGGCCGTCGGGGGCTTCTTCGATAAACCGGATGGCCTGAACGTGGGGAAGATAAGGATCTTCGATACATCCTCATCTCAGATCGTCAGGATACTCAAAGGACATCTGGATGTGACCCTGGATCTGCAGTTCAGCCCCGATGGATCCACGCTGGCATCATCCGGATCTGACTGTACCGTTCGCATCTGGGACGTTAAAAGCGGTGAGCTGATCCATACCCTGGGCGATCACCAGGACCCTGTCTATTCGATCTCCTTCTCGCCGGACGGAACCAAACTCGTATCAGCATGCTACGACGGGATGGTGAGGCTATGGGATGTCCGAAGGGGTGATCTGATAAGGAGGATGAAAGGCCACGGAGGAAAGGTGAGGGTTGTCTCATATAGTCCCGACGGCACTCTCATCGCCTCCGGGGGATTCGACGGAAGGGTGTTGCTGTGGGACGGCAGGACGGGGAGGTTTATCCGAGAGTTTGCGAGAGCTAAGGAGGGTGTCAACAGCCCTATAACTGCCCTTGCATTTTCCCCCTCCGGCGACCTGCTCGCCTTCAGTTCATACGGCAGAGGGGTTATTATCAGGGCGATCAAATCGGGCAAGGATGTGGCGGAGCTCCCCGAACGGTATGTCATGTCCCTCGCGATCAGCCCCGACGGCAAGCTCATAGCGCTGGGCGAAAATTCGGGGAGGATCACCATACGATCCCTCCCCGGCGGGAAGCTGAAAATGAGGTTTGAAAGCGTCGGCATACTCCCCTCTAGCCTCGCCTGGAGCTACGACGGGAGAAAGGTGGCCTTCGGGAGATCGGACGGCGATCTAGAGCTATACTTCGATTTCGACGAGCTTTCCCTCGAAGGCATATCCCGCTCCACGGACATCCGATGGATCGAACCGGTGACGAGATGGGGGGAGATGAGCCTGGAATGGGGAAGCGGGGCCTGTCAACTGGATGTGTTCTACAGAGGTCACAAATCCGTCAGCATAAACACCGACCCATATGTGGATGGGGGGATCACCTGTTTCGCCTTCACGCCTAAGGGAGATGTGGTAGTGGGTGCCGCCTTCTCGCTGGCCTTATACGATGGGCGGACAGGAGGAAGAATCCGCAGGTTCATCGGACACACCGGCAGGATAACCGCCGTAGTGCCGTCTCCTGACGGCAGATTTCTCGCCTCAGCCTCCACCGACAGGACCGTCAGGATATGGAATGTGGAGAGAGGCGAACTGCTGCTATCCCTCTTCGTCACGAAGAGACGGGATTGGATCTGCTGGTCGTCTGAGGGCTATTACGCCTCCTCGGCCTCAGGCGACAGGTTTATCGGATGGCAGGTGAACAGGGGTAGAGGAAACGCCGCCGAATATTACTACGCTCACCAGTTCAAGGGGAAGTTCTATCGCCCCGACATAGTGAAGCTCGCCTTCGCGGAGGGGAGCGTCGAAGCAGCGATGAGATCGAAGGAGGCGGTCGTCCCGGCGGGAGGGATATCCTCGATGCTGCCGCCTGAGGTCCAGATACTCCATCCCAAGGACGGGGCCGTGTTGAAAAGCTCCCCCATCACCCTCCGCCTGAAGATCATCAGCCGGAGGGGAGCGCGGTTAGCTTCCACCATCATGCTCTTCGTCAACGGCAGACCTGTTATCGGGCGAGATCTTAAGCTCACCCCTACAGGTGTAAGATCATCCAAGCAGGTGGTGGAAAAGGAGGTGCCGCTCGTTGAGGGAGAGAACGTGATATCGGCGATGGTGGCTACCGGAAACTCCTCCTCCCTGCCAGTCAGCGTCACGGTAACTTATCTGCCCGAAAACGTACTCGTCAAACCCACTCTCTACATCCTCGCCATCGGGGTGAGCGGATATCCGAGGAAGGAGTGGAGGCTGAACTTCGCCGATGAGGACGCTAAAAGCTTCGTCAGGTTTTTCAAGGGACAGGAGGGAAAGCTTTACGGAAAGGTTGAGGCCAAGCTGTTGGTCGAATCGGAGGCAACCAGGGATAACATACTCGACGGGCTTGAATGGTTGTCCAGATCGGCAACTCAGAGGGATGTGGTTATGGTCTTCATCTCCGGTCATGGCGTTCAGGATGAGAGGGGGAACTACTATTTCTTCCCCCATGATGGCAATCTCGATCACCTGTTGCGGAGCGGGGTGAGATGGTATGACTTTCAAGAGACGCTGAGCTCGTTCCCGTGCAAGGTGATCCTGTTCGTGGATACCTGTCACGCCGGAGCCGTTTCAGGAAGGAAAGGAGTGAGGATGGACGACATGATAAGAGATCTCGTGAGCGAGGAGAGCGGGGTGGTGGTCATGGCGGCCTCGACCGGAAGAGAGGTCTCAGTGGAGCTGCCCGATCGTAAACACGGCGCTTTTACCTTCGCCTTGATAGAGGGCTTGAACGGAAAGGCTGATCTGAACGGAGATGAAGCCGTGTATTTGACAGAACTGGACGCCTATCTGACCGATCGAGTGAAGGAACTGACCAAAGGCACTCAACATCCCACCACCCAGAAGCCGACGACAATTAGGTCATTCCCACTGGCGTCGATCGACAAATAGAGTGTCTAGAGCTACGCTGAGAAAAGCACCAAAGAGGTCAAACGAGATATTCAGGGGGGTGATATGGAGATAAAAGCTGCCGCCTCAGCGGCTGAGATCGTGGGCGACGATTCGATGCCGGGAGTATCCACCCTCATTTCGCCCGCTGTTCACGTCGCTCGGGATAGAGATAAAACGTCGCTCACCCTTCCGCTACACCTACGTCGTCGAGCTCGCAAACGATTACATAGGCTACATCCCGGACAAAGAGGCCTTCGATCTGGGAGGATATCAGGTCTGGACGGGATTTCACAGCTTCGTCGAAAGGGGAACGGGTGAGAGGATAGTTGATGAGGCCGTGAGACTTTTAACTCGCCTCCGCGAGAGCGGAAGGTGATGGAGGAGGATTCAAATGAGACGGGGTGTTATTCACGTCATCCCTCAGTCACATATAGATGTCGCCTGGCTCTGGAGATACGACCCGGAGACCATACACAGGTGTTGCAAACCGACCTTCTCACTTGCCCTTGATAACATGGACAGATACCCGGACTACACCTTCTCTCAGAGCCAGGTTCCGCTCTATCAGGCGACTGAGGAGGTATATCCGAAGCTGTTCGAGAGGATAAGGAGATACATAGGGGAGGGACGGTGGGAGATAGTCGGCGGGATGTATGTGGAGTTCGAGGGAGGAGAACCGTGTGGCGAGTCGCTGGTGAGACAGTGTGTTATGGGCAAAAGGTATTTCCTTGAGAAGTTCGGCCTTGATGTCACCACCGGCTGGCAGGAGGACGCATGGAGCCATCCATGGCAACTTCCGCAGATCCTCAGGAAATGCGGGATCGATTCATACATGTTCAAACGTGGGGGGAAGGGCGAGAGGCTGTTCTGGTGGCAGTCGCCCGATGGATCTAAGGTGCTGGCGTATAACTCACATGTCTCCAGGGAACCATCTCAATCCTGGATCGATCTCCTATCCGAGATGAGGAAACGATATGGCGTTGATAGAGCGATGATCAGAATAGGAAGGGGAGATCACGGCGGCGGACCCACTCCTGAGGAGATCGAGGCGATCAAGAGGTTCGCCGAAAAAGCCCCGCCCGAAATAGAGGTGAAGTTCAGCACATTCAGGGAATTTGTGGACTCGATACTCGCTCAAAACCCCGATCTGCCCGTCTTAAACGACGAGCTGGGGTTCGAACTCGTGGGCGACCTGACCAACTGCGGCGAGATAAAGAGGAACAACCGCCTGTGCGAGAACCTCCTGTTGACGGCGGAGAGGTTTCGCTCCATAGCCTCCATCCTGTTCGGAGAACCTTACCCGTCAGAGGAGCTATACGAATCCTGGAAGAAACTCCTTTTCAATCAGTTCCACGACATCATCGGCGGAAGCGGCATACCGCCCGTCTGCAGGGATGCCCTCAGGTTTTACGAGATAATCAGGGAGTCAGGCGAGAGATTGCTCCGGGATTCGCTCTCCATCATCCTGAAAAATATAAAGACCGATGGGGAGGGAATGCCCCTGATCGTCGTGAATCCGCTTCCGTGGGAGAGGACGGACCTCGCCGAGATTGAGATTCAGCTCTCGGAGGGACGGGATGAGATTCAGCTCCTCGATGAGGATGGCAACCGTGTTCCGATTCAGATCGTCGAAAGGCGAGAGGAGAAGGATAGGCGGTTCCTGAGGTTCATCTTCATCGCCGAGAGGGTTCCCTCGCTCGGATACAGGACATATCGGGTTGTGGGGGGAGAGGGGAAGATAAGCTATCCCAACCCGTTCTCAGTTGAGGGGCTAAAGGTTCAAAACGAGTTTTTCAGCATTGAGGTTGATCCCGATACGGGCTGTTTGAGAAGCCTCCTCGATAGGAGAGACGAAAGGGAGGTTCTGGGGGCATCCGGTAGGGGAAATACGCTCATCGCCATCGAAGATGAGGGGGATTCAGAGGGGAGGTTCGTGAAAGGGAGCGATACTATCGCAAGACCACCTGGAAAAGCTTGGGATATCATCTCCCACCCTTCGATAGAGATATGCGAGGAGGGCCCCGTCAGAGCCAAGATAAGGATAAGTAGGAAGTTCAGAAACTCAAGCTTCACCCAGGAGATCATGTTATATTCCAAGATAGAACGGGTGGACTTCAACCTCATCGTCGATTGGCACGATATCCACTGGATGATAAAGGTCGCTTTCCCACTGAACGTTGAGGATCCGGAGGTGACCTACAACACAGCATACGGGAGCGTCACCCGACCGGCGGATGGGCTTGAATACTCAGCGCAAAAGTGGGTCGACCTCTCCACCCCTGGATATGGAATCGCCCTGCTCAACAACGCGAGATACGGACATGATGTAGAAGGCAACACCGTCAGGATGAGCGTTCTCCGCAGCCCCACGGAGCCCGCTTACAACACAGATGAGGGGGTTCACCTGATCGGATACTCCCTCTATCCGCATTCAGGAGGATGGAGGGAGGCGGGGGTTATGCGAAGGGGATATGAGTTCAACTATCCGCTGATCGCCCTCGTGGAGGATAATCATCCCGGCGACCTTCCGCCGAGCTTCTCCTTCCTTGAGGTCAGGCCTGATAACCTGATCGTCGAGGTTCTTAAGAGGGCCTATGACTCGGATGAGTTCATCCTGAGGCTTTACGAGATCCACGGTGAAAGCTGTGAGGCTTCGATCAAGCTCCCATGTGAGATAAGCTCTGCCTGCCAGACCGACCTCATGGAGAGGGAAACGGGGGATGTTGAGTTTGAAGATGGGATTTTAAAGGTTCAGATGAGCCCCTATGAGATAAAAACGATCAAGTTCTCGCCGAGGGCAGGATGAGGTAACATGGCATATCTTCTGGGTTTAGACGTTGGGACGACATCCTTCAAAGCCGTCCTGTTTTCGGAGGAGGGAAGGGAGGTGGCCTCCGCCTCCTCCGAGTATACCCTTCTCACGCCGAAGGCTGACATCGTCGAGCTTGAGGCCGAAGCTTATTGGGA includes these proteins:
- a CDS encoding alpha-mannosidase; amino-acid sequence: MRRGVIHVIPQSHIDVAWLWRYDPETIHRCCKPTFSLALDNMDRYPDYTFSQSQVPLYQATEEVYPKLFERIRRYIGEGRWEIVGGMYVEFEGGEPCGESLVRQCVMGKRYFLEKFGLDVTTGWQEDAWSHPWQLPQILRKCGIDSYMFKRGGKGERLFWWQSPDGSKVLAYNSHVSREPSQSWIDLLSEMRKRYGVDRAMIRIGRGDHGGGPTPEEIEAIKRFAEKAPPEIEVKFSTFREFVDSILAQNPDLPVLNDELGFELVGDLTNCGEIKRNNRLCENLLLTAERFRSIASILFGEPYPSEELYESWKKLLFNQFHDIIGGSGIPPVCRDALRFYEIIRESGERLLRDSLSIILKNIKTDGEGMPLIVVNPLPWERTDLAEIEIQLSEGRDEIQLLDEDGNRVPIQIVERREEKDRRFLRFIFIAERVPSLGYRTYRVVGGEGKISYPNPFSVEGLKVQNEFFSIEVDPDTGCLRSLLDRRDEREVLGASGRGNTLIAIEDEGDSEGRFVKGSDTIARPPGKAWDIISHPSIEICEEGPVRAKIRISRKFRNSSFTQEIMLYSKIERVDFNLIVDWHDIHWMIKVAFPLNVEDPEVTYNTAYGSVTRPADGLEYSAQKWVDLSTPGYGIALLNNARYGHDVEGNTVRMSVLRSPTEPAYNTDEGVHLIGYSLYPHSGGWREAGVMRRGYEFNYPLIALVEDNHPGDLPPSFSFLEVRPDNLIVEVLKRAYDSDEFILRLYEIHGESCEASIKLPCEISSACQTDLMERETGDVEFEDGILKVQMSPYEIKTIKFSPRAG
- a CDS encoding caspase family protein; the protein is MMRKFICVLFLLIFFPLTYADEPILVIDSKGHVERVWDLIFTGSGDRLISAGEDKVVRIWDVRSGELARTLRGQIGPGPEGKICAAALSPDGSLLAVGGFFDKPDGLNVGKIRIFDTSSSQIVRILKGHLDVTLDLQFSPDGSTLASSGSDCTVRIWDVKSGELIHTLGDHQDPVYSISFSPDGTKLVSACYDGMVRLWDVRRGDLIRRMKGHGGKVRVVSYSPDGTLIASGGFDGRVLLWDGRTGRFIREFARAKEGVNSPITALAFSPSGDLLAFSSYGRGVIIRAIKSGKDVAELPERYVMSLAISPDGKLIALGENSGRITIRSLPGGKLKMRFESVGILPSSLAWSYDGRKVAFGRSDGDLELYFDFDELSLEGISRSTDIRWIEPVTRWGEMSLEWGSGACQLDVFYRGHKSVSINTDPYVDGGITCFAFTPKGDVVVGAAFSLALYDGRTGGRIRRFIGHTGRITAVVPSPDGRFLASASTDRTVRIWNVERGELLLSLFVTKRRDWICWSSEGYYASSASGDRFIGWQVNRGRGNAAEYYYAHQFKGKFYRPDIVKLAFAEGSVEAAMRSKEAVVPAGGISSMLPPEVQILHPKDGAVLKSSPITLRLKIISRRGARLASTIMLFVNGRPVIGRDLKLTPTGVRSSKQVVEKEVPLVEGENVISAMVATGNSSSLPVSVTVTYLPENVLVKPTLYILAIGVSGYPRKEWRLNFADEDAKSFVRFFKGQEGKLYGKVEAKLLVESEATRDNILDGLEWLSRSATQRDVVMVFISGHGVQDERGNYYFFPHDGNLDHLLRSGVRWYDFQETLSSFPCKVILFVDTCHAGAVSGRKGVRMDDMIRDLVSEESGVVVMAASTGREVSVELPDRKHGAFTFALIEGLNGKADLNGDEAVYLTELDAYLTDRVKELTKGTQHPTTQKPTTIRSFPLASIDK
- a CDS encoding tetratricopeptide repeat protein, with protein sequence MKYIILFCVVLTTAVDVGLADVSDHLIRGDIYRMKGELEPARFEYERALKLDPNNVYAHNWLGWIYAKEERYSEAIGEFNRSISISKDDPFPFLWKGIILLRLERVEDAKGEFERVIELDPEDHRAHYFLGFIYALKGDVRKAVRHLDKAVSLDPNEPDMLCRLAKLYSNLSMPYTALLLYRKAIRRNRRYIQAYNELGWIYHNLGYERLAVETWEQSLKVNPNQITARRNLAKFYNESAWRKYRRGELRSAIQDWRRALRYQPDDKAAKFYLSQINQRR